From the genome of Fusarium keratoplasticum isolate Fu6.1 chromosome 11, whole genome shotgun sequence, one region includes:
- a CDS encoding Cupin-3 domain-containing protein, with translation MVNVHEFEHGSRNTTGTWTPFDWEDPVFGPQSKGEVVTIRTGGTSGSLAAGLWRTGPGIAGCNDDGSCDVVYSAPLGDETMLLLEGSSEVTIKSSGKKYHLEAGTIISHPKHVQLSWHSTTPFLKKFWVIWDGATPGTKLDDVIVSNINHNPQGWAPFTWEEPGKGQQAVGEFTLVRSTGSTGTLEVGLWRTGRGIPGCNEDGSASFEYSSPLGDETIMLLEGLVTIVEHESGKMHKFQAGDIIALPSGLKVSWTSEGPFVKTYFVATNDKPVQ, from the coding sequence ATGGTCAACGTTCACGAATTCGAACACGGTTCCCGCAACACTACCGGAACTTGGACACCGTTTGACTGGGAAGACCCCGTCTTCGGCCCTCAGTCTAAAGGAGAAGTTGTGACTATCCGGACTGGTGGGACCTCTGGGTCCCTCGCTGCTGGCCTCTGGCGTACTGGCCCTGGTATCGCTGGATGCAACGACGATGGCAGCTGCGATGTCGTCTATTCCGCCCCTCTGGGTGACGAAACGATGCTATTGTTGGAAGGCTCGTCCGAGGTCACGATCAAATCTAGCGGCAAAAAGTATCATCTCGAAGCAGGAACAATCATCAGCCATCCAAAGCATGTCCAGCTTTCCTGGCACTCTACCAcgcccttcttgaagaagttTTGGGTAATATGGGACGGTGCTACTCCGGGAACCAAACTCGACGACGTCATCGTTAGCAACATCAATCATAACCCGCAAGGCTGGGCTCCTTTTACCTGGGAGGAGCCAGGCAAGGGTCAGCAGGCCGTTGGCGAATTTACCCTGGTACGCAGCACGGGCTCCACGGGAACTCTGGAAGTTGGGCTCTGGCGAACCGGGCGCGGGATTCCAGGCTGCAACGAGGACGGTTCCGCCTCTTTCGAGTATAGCTCGCCGCTTGGGGACGAAACCATCATGTTGCTGGAAGGACTGGTGACCATCGTTGAGCATGAGTCCGGGAAGATGCATAAGTTTCAAGCCGGAGATATCATTGCACTTCCCTCTGGCCTGAAGGTTTCCTGGACCTCCGAAGGGCCGTTTGTGAAGACCTACTTCGTCGCCACAAACGACAAACCTGTTCAATGA
- a CDS encoding Protein kinase domain-containing protein: protein MSSKRPLLSDLVRDSKINTEFLESCIQHVFHEAGQSLKQRLTRREERWVRRRYLGQGAYGTVYLEKREDGGTGELRAVKELKKSVVPGHELDYARELEAIMKFSHPRYRHCFVSSRGWYEHQDSVFITMEFLELGDLQRYLTRPLPESQGQEITKQTLEGLSFMHDNGFIHRDLKPANIMVVTKGPNWFVKIADFGISRRRHQDVTTLLTLKRGTLGFAAPEALGVESDVTYSFSVDMWSLGAVAYRILTNASAFSYLSDMFRYASGMLEFPEEKLKFHNVSELGRNFIIKLMQPVPEDRLSAAQAMLHPWFTTPLPPTVEDASDMSYSTADEEEHDITDASMPSKAWSSDEHATIRTPVPLTTKQYHQVTDPTMASKARSPDNTTAIPAHRTDCPISESNYEAPSVEDCSDDNHESDPLPKLPGDSKWVLDLEDDIDDDNSSEGSATQSGQDSTEDSIPQTIPLNQARPINTEDSSGTDCTDKESECESDTDSDAEREDTATPPYPVEDTPKESVRTAIMVECKSCGLSYEWKGRNTRRLPCQHYMCRVCLLQYLALSLISPKYISARCCDSPKGEIKEESFGNIVIDPRISTAWKKYELLKDHDGWRCPRGHPPKGGSLAVTVGSRNSPPIWKEVVNCSGCLTQTRLIDGSVKEVRPTSFCLLCLREVSGNVCNQCEQNSVVWPFVTRMQERIDAPTSWLSSVLRFACRDRLTIRSGGSQLQFQTLAHLKGLPSPDEGQSESEAEHTKSDANGDSTNAQQPESQTPSPCPEVVPPEQPGSSTARTSHSEVRSETNSPRSRSRRKKNSHDRRRSPKPTRARILWEKITPQVFHSQPKKKKKR, encoded by the exons ATGTCCAGCAAGCGGCCATTGCTGTCCGATCTTGTCCGCGACTCCAAGATAAACACCGAGTTCCTAGAATCTTGCATCCAACATGTTTTCCATGAGGCGGGGCAGTCGCTGAAGCAGCGACTGACCCGGAGAGAAGAGCGCTGGGTCAGGCGGAGATATCTCGGCCAAGGCGCTTACGGGACTGTTTATCtagaaaagagggaagaTGGTGGCACTGGGGAGTTACGAGCGGTGAAAGAGCTCAAGAAGTCGGTTGTACCAGGGCATGAACTGGACTATGCTAGGGAGCTCGAAGCTATCATGAAGTTCTCACATCCACGG TACAGGCACTGCTTTGTGAGCTCGCGTGGCTGGTATGAGCATCAAGATTCTGTTTTTATCACGATGGAATTCCTCGAACTCGGCGACCTCCAGCGCTACCTCACACGACCGCTGCCAGAgtctcaagggcaagaaatCACGAAGCAAACCCTTGAAGGCTTGAGTTTCATGCACGATAATGGCTTCATTCACCGCGATCTAAAGCCCGCA AATATCATGGTTGTCACCAAAGGCCCAAACTGGTTCGTCAAAATCGCAGATTTCGGCATCAGCAGGCGCCGGCATCAAGACGTTACCACTCTCCTTACATTAAAACGCGGCACTCTGGGATTTGCCGCCCCAGAAGCTCTCGGCGTCGAGTCAGACGTCACCTACTCGTTCTCAGTCGACATGTGGTCGTTGGGCGCGGTTGCGTACAGGATACTCACCAACGCCTCTGCCTTTTCTTATCTGTCCGACATGTTTCGTTATGCCTCGGGCATGTTGGAGTTCCCGGAAGAGAAGCTCAAGTTTCACAATGTCTCAGAACTTGGACGCAACTTTATCATCAAACTCATGCAGCCGGTTCCCGAGGATCGATTGTCCGCGGCGCAGGCGATGCTTCACCCATGGTTCACTACACCACTTCCCCCTACGGTTGAAGATGCATCAGATAT GTCCTATTCCACtgcggatgaggaggaaCATGACATCACAGACGCATCGATGCCTTCAAAAGCATGGAGTAGTGATGAACACGCCACGATACGAACTCCTGTTCCTCTCACGACCAAACAATATCACCAAGTCACGGATCCTACTATGGCCTCAAAGGCGCGGTCTCCTGATAATACAACGGCGATACCAGCGCATCGCACTGACTGCCCTATCTCTGAGTCTAACTACGAGGCGCCATCAGTCGAAGACTGCTCAGACGACAACCATGAGAGTGATCCACTTCCAAAGCTCCCCGGTGATTCGAAATGGGTTCTAGACCTAGAAGATgatatcgacgacgacaacagcTCTGAAGGAAGCGCGACACAAAGCGGGCAAGACAGTACAGAGGACAGCATACCACAGACAATTCCCTTAAATCAAGCTCGACCCATCAATACTGAGGATAGTTCCGGGACAGATTGTACGGACAAGGAATCAGAATGCGAGAGCGACACCGACTCAGACGCCGAGAGAGAAGATACTGCGACACCCCCGTATCCTGTGGAAGACACCCCAAA AGAATCTGTGAGGACGGCCATCATGGTCGAGTGCAAAAGTTGTGGCCTTTCCTACGAGTGGAAGGGCAGAAATACTCGACGTCTCCCATGCCAGCACTACATGTGCCGTGTCTGTCTTTTACAGTACCTCGCTCTATCGCTCATATCGCCCAAGTACATATCAGCCAGATGCTGCGATAGCCCCAAAGGAGAAATCAAAGAAGAATCCTTTGGAAACATTGTCATTGACCCACGCATTAGCACCGCCTGGAAGAAGTATGAGCTACTCAAGGACCACGACGGCTGGAGATGCCCCCGCGGACATCCACCAAAGGGCGGCTCACTTGCCGTCACTGTTGGATCACGAAACTCGCCCCCAATATGGAAGGAAGTGGTTAATTGCTCGGGCTGTCTGACCCAAACACGGCTCATCGACGGTAGTGTCAAAGAGGTGCGACCAACTTCATTCTGCCTTCTATGCCTCAGAGAAGTTTCAGGGAATGTATGCAATCAATGCGAGCAGAACTCAGTCGTGTGGCCGTTTGTCACACGTATGCAGGAGAGAATTGACGCGCCCACATCCTGGCTGTCATCTGTTCTCAGATTTGCTTGTCGTGACAGGCTTACGATCAGGAGCGGGGGCAGTCAGCTACAGTTCCAGACCTTGGCACACTTGAAAGGATTACCCTCTCCCGACGAGGGACAGTCCGAGTCCGAGGCTGAACACACAAAGTCTGATGCTAATGGCGACTCCACCAACGCACAGCAGCCAGAGTCCCAGACACCGTCTCCATGCCCCGAAGTTGTCCCCCCCGAGCAACCGGGCTCTTCTACTGCACGCACCTCTCACTCGGAAGTCAGAAGTGAGACCAATTCACCCAGATCTCGCTCAAGGCGCAAGAAGAACAGCCATGATCGCCGCCGATCTCCCAAACCAACACGTGCTAGGATTCTGTGGGAGAAGATTACACCCCAAGTGTTCCATAGCCAacccaagaagaaaaagaaaaggtga
- a CDS encoding Zn(2)-C6 fungal-type domain-containing protein codes for MTMEQDADEHRFLKRTRQACLNCRRKKVRCSGDRPICTYCSRLRQKCSYDDTSKTEVLGQAPCSVSNPATKYNDEVLSMSSLESRLCSLEASVQSLIHLLTSERGLAGSKPVGGFDFVLPRQARPEGCTAGDPKVSSVISAGALISAADLYFQYCHNQPYSLFHEESFRQRLASQEPPVYLRLAFLATASRFSHLGHVHRATGVLSMYADQAWALVVKHSAVATDCADALYIAQTIHLLCVIDYSDGKCTAAWIKLGLAIRIAQRYHFNDEPDSRLEPWEREVYRRTFWSIYLLDRLISCGRERPPAIRDRDCRLRLPCSERAFRQCSQTQSPTLSQLIGDAPEVTTLPAQSHFCLIILMAATLNRVVQYILRENTQFGDAVPWSAASRYSALESTLCRLELNFGMLVPLSNILNRTLDVDGVVDMRTAGPLIYSRALFHLAGCLLHHPFLLQHRLGDTASRAPADFLRKAWASGRRHAIALSMLQQTQSLGYITVSCFRGYCAMVAGSIHILFSSDSNEEVRTASIQHYEECRNLLRELSHYWESSTRMVAKLERLYKDRNRYRQFFNCPTAIGERPKMTAVWDSIDNWVPSGRSTSPDHDPAEEMQAIHFSPSLDFFNFSNRLENINGYLPRLEEEWFQLG; via the exons ATGACAATGGAGCAAGACGCAGATGAGCATAGGTTTTTGAAACGGACAAGGCAAGCGTGTCTCAACTGCAG GCGCAAAAAAGTACGATGTTCTGGGGACCGTCCAATATGTACATATTGTTCACGACTGCGCCAGAAATGTTCCTACGATGATACATCGAAAACAGAAGTGCTTGGTCAGGCGCCTTGTTCTGTGTCGAATCCGGCAACGAAATACAACGATGAGGTCCTATCCATGTCTTCTCTTGAGAGCCGGCTGTGTTCGCTGGAAGCAAGTGTCCAGAG TCTCATACACTTGCTGACCAGCGAGCGTGGTCTAGCCGGCTCCAAACCAGTTGGCGGATTTGATTTCGTTCTGCCACGCCAAGCGAGGCCCGAAGGATGTACTGCAGGAGATCCAAAGGTGTCATCTGTAATATCTGCCGGTGCCCTTATTTCTGCAGCCGATCTTTACTTCCAGTATTGTCACAACCAACCCTACTCATTGTTCCACGAAGAGAGCTTCCGACAGCGGCTGGCATCTCAAGAACCTCCAGTATATTTGCGCCTCGCGTTTTTGGCTACGGCTAGCCGGTTCTCCCATCTGGGACATGTCCATCGCGCGACCGGGGTACTGTCAATGTACGCCGACCAAGCCTGGGCTCTGGTTGTCAAGCATTCAGCAGTCGCTACAGACTGCGCCGACGCCTTATATATCGCGCAGACGATTCACCTCCTTTGCGTCATCGACTACTCAG ACGGAAAATGCACGGCCGCCTGGATCAAGCTTGGGCTTGCTATTCGGATAGCTCAGCGCTACCACTTCAATGATGAACCAGATTCGCGTCTGGAGCCTTGGGAGAGAGAAGTGTACCGGCGGACATTCTGGTCGATCTACCTGCTTGACAGGCTCATCTCATGCGGCAGAGAAAGACCTCCTGCCATCCGCGATAGGGATTGCAGGCTACGTCTCCCATGCAGTGAGAGGGCATTTCGACAATGCTCCCAGACACAGTCTCCAACATTAAGCCAACTCATCGGAGATGCTCCAGAGGTAACGACTCTACCAGCCCAAAGTCACTTTTGTCTGATTATCTTGATGGCTGCTACGCTTAATCGCGTAGTACAGTATATACTACGTGAGAATACACAATTTGGTGATGCCGTTCCATGGTCGGCAGCATCTCGATATTCAGCCCTCGAATCAACTTTGTGTCGGTTGGAGCTCAACTTTGGAATGCTGGTCCCATTGAGCAATATATTAAACCGGACACTTGATGTGGATGGAGTGGTAGACATGCGAACCGCAGGCCCTCTGATATATAGCCGAGCCCTCTTTCACCTTGCAGGCTGTTTGTTGCACCatccttttcttcttcagcatcgATTAGGGGATACGGCTAGCAGAGCGCCTGCTGATTTCTTGCGCAAGGCTTGGGCATCGGGCAGAAGGCACGCAATTGCACTTTCGATGTTGCAACAGACGCAAAGCCTTGGCTACATCACAGTCTCTTGCTTTAGAGGCTACTGTGCGATGGTAGCCGGATCAATTCATATCCTGTTCTCGTCTGATAGTAACGAGGAAGTGCGCACAGCATCGATACAGCATTACGAGGAGTGTCGAAACCTCTTGAGGGAGTTGTCACATTATTGGGAAAGTTCAACACGAATG GTGGCGAAACTCGAGCGTCTGTATAAGGACCGAAATCGCTATCGACAATTTTTCAACTGTCCAACGGCAATCGGTGAACGGCCCAAGATGACCGCAGTGTGGGATAGTATTGACAACTGGGTCCCTTCAGGCCGCTCCACGAGTCCTGACCATGACCCCGCGGAAGAAATGCAAGCAATCCACTTCAGTCCCTCGCTGGacttcttcaacttctcaaACAGGCTGGAGAATATCAATGGTTACTTACCAAGGCTGGAAGAGGAGTGGTTTCAGCTTGGATGA